A stretch of Castanea sativa cultivar Marrone di Chiusa Pesio chromosome 2, ASM4071231v1 DNA encodes these proteins:
- the LOC142623686 gene encoding anthocyanidin 3-O-glucosyltransferase 5-like — protein MEISKPHAALLSSPGTGHLLPVLELGNRLVTYHNFAVTIFVVSSHASPAEAQVLQSSMSPKLCNIIDLPPVDISGLVDPNAAVVTQIAVMMREVRPNLRSSISSMKPRPTVLIVDFFGTESLPVADEFDMLKYVYFSSNAWFVALTIYVPFLDKVVEGEYVHQKEPLKIPGCKPIRPEEVVDPLLERTNQQYFEYLRIGTETLRSDGILINTWEDLESTTLTALRDEKFLGGIVKVPIYPVGPITRAVSGLKSDLFDWLDKQPRESVIYVSFGSGGLLSYEQMTEVAWGLELSQQRFVWVVRPPTIEAADAAFFTAGKGGDDPLSNLPDGFLTRTQSLGFMVPFWAPQVDVLNHPSIGGFLSHCGWGSTLESITNGVPMIAWPLYAEQKMNATLLTEEIGVAIRSKVLPSKKVVQRGEIEKMVRKIIEDNDGKNGIRGRVKELKHSAEKALSEGGPSHNALSQLEKQCKMCMERQNASAQ, from the coding sequence ATGGAGATCTCCAAGCCACATGCAGCACTACTCTCTAGCCCCGGGACAGGCCACCTCCTCCCTGTCCTCGAGCTCGGAAACCGCCTTGTCACCTACCACAACTTCGCCGTCACAATCTTTGTTGTGAGTTCCCACGCGTCCCCAGCAGAGGCCCAAGTCCTACAGTCCTCCATGAGCCCCAAACTCTGCAACATCATCGATCTCCCACCGGTTGACATCTCCGGCCTTGTTGATCCAAACGCTGCGGTTGTTACACAGATCGCTGTAATGATGCGTGAGGTTCGTCCAAACCTCAGGTCCTCAATCTCTTCCATGAAGCCTAGACCAACTGTGCTTATCGTGGACTTCTTTGGAACTGAGTCTTTGCCCGTAGCTGACGAGTTTGATATGTTAAAGTACGTTTACTTTTCCTCAAATGCATGGTTCGTTGCTTTGACTATATATGTTCCATTCCTAGATAAGGTAGTGGAAGGAGAGTATGTTCACCAAAAAGAGCCACTGAAAATCCCTGGTTGCAAGCCGATTCGGCCTGAAGAAGTGGTTGACCCCTTGTTGGAAAGGACTAACCAGCAATATTTTGAGTACCTACGCATAGGGACTGAGACCCTAAGGAGTGATGGGATTTTGATTAACACTTGGGAGGATTTGGAGTCCACAACGCTCACTGCACTCAGAGATGAGAAATTCTTAGGTGGAATTGTTAAGGTGCCAATTTATCCTGTTGGTCCTATAACAAGAGCAGTTTCAGGTTTAAAGAGTGATTTGTTTGATTGGTTAGACAAGCAACCACGTGAGTCAGTGATTTACGTTTCATTTGGAAGTGGTGGATTACTTTCATACGAGCAAATGACCGAGGTGGCTTGGGGTTTGGAGCTAAGTCAGCAGAGATTTGTTTGGGTGGTACGCCCACCTACCATTGAAGCCGCAGACGCTGCTTTTTTCACTGCAGGGAAAGGAGGTGATGACCCATTAAGCAACTTGCCCGATGGATTCTTGACACGAACTCAAAGTTTGGGATTTATGGTCCCTTTTTGGGCTCCACAAGTTGATGTGCTGAACCATCCTTCCATTGGGGGATTCTTATCACACTGTGGTTGGGGCTCCACTCTAGAGAGCATCACCAATGGAGTGCCAATGATCGCATGGCCACTTTACGCAGAGCAGAAGATGAACGCTACACTGCTCACAGAGGAGATTGGTGTGGCAATTCGCTCGAAGGTGTTGCCGTCAAAGAAAGTGGTGCAAAGGGGAGAGATAGAGAAGATGGTGAGAAAGATAATAGAAGATAATGATGGGAAAAATGGAATCAGAGGTAGGGTCAAGGAGCTAAAACACAGCGCAGAGAAAGCTTTGTCTGAGGGGGGTCCCTCTCATAATGCACTTTCGCAACTGGAAAAACAGTGTAAGATGTGCATGGAACGACAGAATGCGTCAGCTCAGTAA